The following proteins are co-located in the Paenibacillus sp. JNUCC32 genome:
- a CDS encoding spore germination protein encodes MWSVIASYIPKWTIFFQAFLLFFVPVVMLLFSKWFHKSINSSFSLKPNIPSSPVREDSVSPDASLTGLYDTDITSVRQAIGDNADVEIREFTIRGTRTRAVVVYVDGLLDSDLIDTHLIRPLMLEGVPETEHDNFNDSSDAIKAYISSQMLPVCEIKHVRQLLDLVQAVLAGTPCLLVDGMQGAFLVGSAKGKSRNVEEPLSEALLRGPRIGFTERLSDNTGLLRLHGKNESLQLTRFEVGNRVKKDLVVAYMKDIADPNLVDEVVTRIRKIEIDDPLESGYIEQLIEENVMSPFQQIQNTERPDRVIGALLEGRVAILLDGTPYALIMPVTFSMLLQSPEDYYERWISGSFVRLLRFLSALLALLAPALYISFISFNPGLIPTKLALTIIGTRQGVPFPSIIEALIMEIAIEILREAGIRLPKPIGPAMGIVGGLIIGDAAVNAGIVSPFLVIVVAVTAISSFTIPVYSAGITLRVLRFTAMFFAAVLGLFGVVMFFLLLCSHLVRLKSFGVPYASPMVPYGINDLKDFLIRFPLKVMKKRPRLLKPQDPDRRN; translated from the coding sequence GTGTGGTCCGTCATTGCGTCTTATATTCCGAAGTGGACGATATTTTTCCAAGCCTTTCTGCTCTTTTTTGTCCCCGTCGTGATGCTGCTGTTCTCCAAATGGTTTCACAAGTCAATCAACTCAAGCTTTTCCCTAAAGCCCAACATCCCCTCTTCACCCGTGAGGGAGGATAGCGTTTCGCCAGACGCTTCCCTAACGGGACTTTACGACACGGATATCACGTCGGTTCGCCAAGCGATCGGTGACAATGCGGACGTGGAAATCAGAGAATTTACGATACGGGGCACGCGAACGCGGGCGGTCGTCGTATATGTGGACGGATTGCTGGATAGCGACCTCATCGACACCCATCTTATAAGACCCCTGATGCTGGAGGGGGTTCCGGAAACGGAGCACGACAACTTTAATGATTCGAGCGATGCCATCAAAGCCTACATCAGCAGCCAGATGCTGCCGGTATGTGAGATTAAGCATGTTCGTCAATTATTGGACCTTGTACAAGCCGTTCTTGCAGGCACGCCCTGTTTATTGGTGGATGGAATGCAAGGAGCCTTTTTGGTGGGGTCGGCCAAGGGAAAAAGCCGAAACGTAGAAGAGCCTCTATCGGAAGCCCTTCTTCGAGGTCCCCGTATCGGATTTACCGAAAGATTGTCAGACAATACAGGCCTGCTTAGGCTTCATGGAAAAAATGAAAGTCTTCAGCTCACCCGATTCGAGGTCGGAAACCGGGTAAAAAAAGATCTGGTCGTCGCCTACATGAAGGACATCGCCGACCCCAATCTGGTAGATGAAGTCGTTACGCGCATCCGGAAAATCGAAATCGACGATCCGCTTGAATCGGGATACATCGAGCAATTGATTGAAGAAAACGTCATGAGTCCTTTTCAGCAAATCCAAAATACCGAGAGACCGGACAGGGTCATCGGTGCTTTGCTGGAGGGACGGGTAGCCATCCTTCTTGACGGCACGCCCTACGCGTTAATCATGCCGGTCACGTTCAGCATGCTGCTCCAATCGCCTGAAGACTATTACGAGAGATGGATCTCGGGCTCCTTTGTCCGCTTATTGCGCTTTCTCTCCGCCCTTCTGGCGCTGCTGGCACCCGCACTGTACATTTCGTTTATTTCGTTTAATCCCGGGCTGATACCCACCAAGCTGGCGTTGACTATTATCGGGACGAGGCAGGGCGTGCCCTTTCCCTCGATCATCGAAGCGCTCATCATGGAGATCGCCATTGAAATTTTGCGGGAGGCCGGGATCCGGCTTCCGAAACCCATTGGACCTGCGATGGGCATCGTGGGCGGTCTGATTATTGGCGATGCTGCCGTAAATGCCGGAATTGTCAGTCCGTTTCTCGTTATTGTCGTAGCTGTAACCGCGATCTCCTCCTTCACGATCCCGGTCTACAGTGCCGGCATTACACTGCGCGTCCTCCGGTTTACCGCGATGTTCTTTGCGGCAGTGCTCGGTTTGTTCGGCGTCGTGATGTTCTTCCTTTTACTGTGCAGTCATCTGGTCAGATTGAAGAGCTTTGGCGTGCCTTACGCAAGCCCCATGGTGCCTTACGGTATCAACGACTTGAAGGATTTCCTCATCCGCTTCCCCTTGAAGGTGATGAAGAAACGTCCCCGACTGTTAAAACCGCAGGATCCCGATCGTCGAAAC
- a CDS encoding GH92 family glycosyl hydrolase: protein MLNYVDTRQGTNNQYTFSNGNALPYTGVPFGMNHYVVQTKNEGSWFFNPNDRIFQGIRLTHQPSPWMGDFAHFLMTPIADDKIRGSVFTCQSSYRPEEAIFKPHYLKVKQQRYNITTELVPSCYGASLRIKYNSGQQAGLVLNVQSQSEFRVDAAQRKMTGYVSNFADCHDKGFRMYVAMSFSKDMDLSATGYYDAEGQFFPEVAFVNADQHVVIRFKDCEKGTLDVKLATSFISQEQAELNLTRELDTTLDEQKELAAEAWNHYLNKIRVTHPNEEYMRTFYTCLYRMFLFPQKFYELDADMKPVHYDTTARSVKKGVLYTNNGFWDTYKTVYPLYSIIAPKEYEEMLEGFLNSYRETGFLPKWLSPDERGLMPGTLIDAVIADAAAKGLAQHLLPELLEAMLTAATTQSGQNCYGRQGTLDYIKYGYVPSSYHESVNHTLDYAYSDYCISRVADVLGRSDIAAQYRQSALNYQNIFDAETGFMRAKDQNGQFRPNFNDTSWGLDYAEGSAWQTSFAVFQDFQGLIEAYGSKERFFDKITELCNKAPDFDVRGYGFEIHEMSEMAAIDYGQLAISNQPSFHIPYLFNYVGQPASSQVILKQLMSNLFNSGFDGFPGDEDNGSMSGWYVFSSMGFYPVCPGSNEYVLGIPLFDSVSIELPNGKQMLIHTDNNNPQSNFVANVQLEGQDYTKLYITHEDILAGKSLDFRLGLAPSYRHYSAEELPFSISKK, encoded by the coding sequence ATGCTGAACTATGTCGATACCAGACAGGGCACCAACAACCAATATACCTTTTCCAACGGGAATGCACTCCCTTACACGGGTGTGCCGTTCGGTATGAACCACTATGTCGTGCAGACCAAAAACGAAGGAAGCTGGTTCTTCAACCCCAATGACCGCATCTTCCAAGGCATTCGCCTGACGCACCAGCCGAGTCCGTGGATGGGCGACTTCGCCCACTTCCTGATGACTCCGATCGCAGACGACAAAATCAGGGGTTCCGTCTTCACCTGCCAAAGCTCGTACCGGCCGGAGGAAGCGATATTCAAGCCTCATTATCTCAAAGTGAAGCAGCAGCGCTACAACATCACCACGGAGCTGGTACCGAGCTGCTATGGCGCGTCGCTGCGCATCAAATACAATTCCGGGCAGCAGGCTGGCCTTGTGCTAAACGTCCAAAGCCAAAGCGAGTTCCGGGTGGATGCTGCCCAGCGCAAAATGACCGGTTATGTCAGCAACTTCGCAGACTGTCACGATAAAGGATTCCGCATGTACGTGGCCATGAGCTTCAGCAAGGACATGGATCTCTCTGCGACCGGTTACTACGACGCCGAAGGCCAGTTCTTCCCGGAGGTCGCTTTCGTCAATGCGGACCAGCATGTCGTCATTCGCTTCAAGGACTGTGAAAAGGGCACCCTGGATGTTAAGCTGGCGACCTCTTTCATCAGCCAGGAGCAAGCGGAGCTTAATCTGACGCGCGAGCTCGACACAACCTTGGACGAACAGAAAGAATTGGCGGCGGAAGCCTGGAATCATTACCTGAACAAAATCCGGGTCACTCACCCGAACGAGGAATATATGCGCACTTTTTATACCTGCCTTTACCGCATGTTCTTGTTCCCGCAAAAATTCTATGAGCTCGATGCCGATATGAAGCCGGTTCATTACGACACAACGGCCCGATCCGTCAAGAAGGGCGTGCTCTATACCAATAACGGCTTCTGGGATACTTACAAAACCGTATATCCACTCTATTCCATCATCGCGCCGAAGGAATATGAGGAAATGCTGGAAGGTTTCCTGAATTCTTACCGCGAGACCGGCTTCCTGCCAAAATGGCTGTCCCCGGATGAGCGCGGACTGATGCCGGGCACGCTTATTGACGCGGTCATCGCGGATGCGGCGGCAAAGGGACTCGCCCAGCATCTGCTGCCGGAACTGCTGGAGGCCATGCTGACCGCAGCCACCACGCAGAGCGGACAGAATTGTTATGGACGTCAAGGAACGCTGGACTACATCAAGTACGGTTACGTTCCGAGCAGCTATCATGAGAGCGTAAACCACACGCTGGATTACGCATACAGCGACTATTGCATCAGCCGCGTGGCCGATGTGTTGGGCCGGTCGGACATAGCCGCTCAGTACAGACAAAGCGCGCTCAACTATCAGAATATATTTGATGCGGAGACCGGCTTCATGCGGGCCAAAGATCAGAACGGTCAGTTCCGTCCGAATTTCAACGACACGAGCTGGGGACTCGATTATGCCGAGGGAAGCGCTTGGCAAACCAGCTTTGCCGTATTCCAGGATTTCCAAGGCTTGATCGAAGCGTATGGTTCGAAAGAACGCTTTTTCGACAAAATTACCGAATTGTGCAACAAAGCGCCAGACTTCGACGTCCGGGGCTACGGCTTTGAAATTCATGAGATGAGCGAGATGGCCGCCATCGATTATGGCCAGCTGGCGATTTCCAACCAGCCGAGCTTCCATATTCCTTATCTGTTCAACTATGTAGGGCAGCCCGCATCATCCCAGGTGATCCTCAAACAGCTGATGTCGAACCTGTTCAACAGCGGCTTTGACGGCTTCCCGGGCGACGAGGATAACGGCAGCATGTCCGGCTGGTATGTGTTCAGCTCCATGGGCTTCTATCCGGTATGTCCAGGCAGCAATGAATATGTGCTCGGCATCCCGCTGTTCGACAGCGTGAGCATTGAGCTGCCAAACGGCAAACAGATGTTGATTCATACCGACAACAACAATCCGCAGTCCAATTTCGTGGCGAACGTGCAATTGGAGGGACAGGATTACACTAAACTGTACATTACGCATGAGGATATTCTGGCAGGAAAATCCCTCGATTTCCGTCTTGGATTGGCTCCAAGCTACCGTCATTACAGTGCGGAGGAACTGCCGTTCTCGATATCGAAGAAGTAA
- a CDS encoding LacI family DNA-binding transcriptional regulator, protein MEQIPLYQHIVNALTAKIESGELQAGDQLPTEAEISKEYKVSRITSKRALNELENAKLIYRIQGKGSFVSDATADHRPLSKTGKEILLILPFAHNPGLGDYEKGINEYLATTDYSLNIQSNTIVGQRKLLETALQSAHSGLILYPISSISDLGILYQYHLAKYPLVTMDKCIEGIPFLSVVSDNFDGGYQASKHLIENNHKKIAFISSLKVENSSSIRERYFGYLKALYDYSLIDYSVNDLTDRYLTHDHDNGREYYIQFIQSVVNQGITGIVAENDLIAIEIIQIAKELGLSVPDDFSVVGFDDIHLASFVEPKLTTISQDFGQMGYQAARNLISLIEHSLEHPLENVVIPVRLMERQTVKKL, encoded by the coding sequence ATGGAACAAATTCCACTATATCAACATATCGTCAACGCTCTAACAGCCAAGATTGAATCCGGGGAGCTTCAGGCTGGAGACCAGCTTCCGACCGAAGCCGAGATTTCGAAGGAATATAAGGTCAGCCGGATTACATCGAAGAGAGCGCTGAACGAGCTGGAGAATGCCAAGCTGATTTACCGGATCCAGGGCAAGGGGAGCTTCGTGAGCGACGCTACGGCTGATCACCGACCATTGAGCAAGACTGGCAAAGAGATTCTGCTGATTCTTCCGTTCGCCCATAATCCGGGACTCGGCGATTACGAGAAAGGCATCAATGAATATCTCGCAACGACCGACTATAGCTTGAACATTCAGTCCAATACGATTGTCGGGCAGCGCAAGCTGTTGGAGACTGCGCTTCAAAGCGCCCATTCCGGATTGATCCTCTACCCGATCAGCAGCATCTCGGACCTTGGCATTCTGTATCAATATCACCTGGCAAAGTACCCGCTTGTGACGATGGACAAGTGCATTGAAGGCATCCCCTTCCTGTCGGTCGTCTCCGATAACTTTGACGGCGGATACCAAGCCTCCAAACATCTGATCGAGAACAATCACAAAAAAATCGCCTTTATCTCCTCCTTGAAGGTAGAGAATTCCTCTTCCATCCGGGAGCGGTATTTCGGTTACTTGAAGGCTCTGTATGATTACAGCCTGATCGATTACAGCGTCAATGACTTGACCGACCGTTACTTAACCCATGACCACGACAACGGCAGAGAATACTATATTCAGTTTATTCAGTCCGTCGTGAACCAAGGAATTACGGGGATTGTGGCAGAGAATGACCTCATTGCGATCGAGATCATTCAAATCGCCAAGGAGTTGGGCTTGTCCGTTCCGGACGATTTCTCCGTGGTCGGTTTTGACGACATTCATCTCGCGAGCTTCGTTGAACCCAAGCTGACCACCATATCGCAGGACTTTGGACAGATGGGATATCAGGCTGCACGGAACCTCATATCCCTCATAGAGCACTCTCTGGAACACCCTCTTGAGAATGTGGTGATTCCCGTTCGGCTCATGGAACGCCAGACCGTGAAGAAGTTATAA
- a CDS encoding MarR family winged helix-turn-helix transcriptional regulator yields the protein MKQLGFHQENRLAMLSWIRITRFQQIGNHISNEFLQPFCITVAQFDVLIQVMAHQPLSQQELAEYLSISGGGVSHMVKRLEKLGLIVRKQDWKVKYISLTEKGQALLQEIIPLLSDFQTSMFDVLDDQELQQLYKTMRKLHQYNLKKKSSNPRISVEEE from the coding sequence ATGAAGCAATTGGGATTTCATCAGGAGAACCGGTTAGCCATGCTGTCATGGATTCGGATCACCCGGTTTCAGCAGATCGGCAATCACATCTCGAATGAGTTTTTGCAGCCTTTCTGCATTACCGTTGCCCAATTCGACGTGCTGATCCAGGTCATGGCCCACCAACCTCTATCTCAGCAGGAGCTGGCCGAATATCTGTCCATCAGCGGCGGCGGCGTTTCCCACATGGTGAAACGGCTGGAGAAGCTGGGCCTGATTGTCCGCAAGCAGGATTGGAAGGTGAAGTACATCTCCCTAACCGAGAAGGGACAAGCCTTGCTGCAAGAAATTATCCCGCTGCTGTCGGATTTTCAAACCTCCATGTTTGATGTTTTGGATGATCAAGAACTACAGCAGCTTTACAAGACTATGAGAAAGCTCCATCAGTATAACTTAAAAAAGA